In a single window of the Desulfovibrio mangrovi genome:
- the dnaA gene encoding chromosomal replication initiator protein DnaA, producing MIEIWAHIQQILQNRLTPGLFKVWISPLSAEVNGQTICLTAPNEFVASWVRDRLLDDITSAAAEILGPQATVSVVASKTPQKAPARRSAVSVSEAQASGPLFNDSANNGNSRYSAVAHEQMSLPISQPLVSKVIDWRFDFDSFVVGPCNDLAFAASQGITRSSLSADTLFLSSGPGLGKTHLMQAVGNELCRQSNRSNPRVEYLTAEEFATRLIASLKSRDVDRFKARYRDVDLLLLEDVHFLQGKERMQDEVLATIKALQSRGSRVVLSSSFAPRDLKELDNQLVSRFCSGFIAAIDKPDFATRRDILRRKAKQYHVHLPENVTDMLAENIRSDVRQIESCLHNLILKARILNQQISMNIAWEVVSQYASHETVMDMDSIIRCVCNGFDLSPAQLNSRSRRRELVVARNTVFYLARKHTDLSLKDIGDHFNRTHSTVLKGITSLEREMSKETPVGRQVTSTVAMIERNGRITSLR from the coding sequence ATGATTGAAATATGGGCGCATATCCAGCAGATTCTGCAGAATAGACTCACTCCGGGCCTCTTTAAGGTCTGGATTTCTCCTCTGTCCGCAGAGGTGAACGGTCAGACCATTTGCCTCACGGCTCCTAACGAGTTCGTGGCCTCATGGGTTCGTGACAGACTGCTGGACGATATAACTTCGGCTGCTGCCGAAATTCTTGGTCCGCAGGCGACCGTCTCCGTTGTCGCCAGCAAAACGCCGCAAAAGGCTCCTGCCCGGCGCAGTGCCGTCTCGGTTTCCGAGGCGCAGGCTTCCGGTCCTTTGTTCAACGATTCCGCGAACAACGGTAACAGCCGTTATTCTGCAGTTGCCCATGAGCAGATGTCGCTGCCCATTTCGCAGCCGCTGGTAAGCAAGGTCATTGATTGGCGTTTCGATTTCGACAGTTTTGTGGTGGGCCCCTGCAACGATCTGGCTTTTGCCGCATCGCAGGGCATTACCCGTTCCTCTCTGTCGGCAGACACCCTTTTTCTCAGTTCCGGTCCCGGTCTTGGCAAAACGCACCTCATGCAGGCAGTTGGCAACGAACTGTGCCGCCAGAGCAACCGCAGCAATCCGCGCGTGGAGTATCTGACAGCAGAAGAGTTCGCCACGCGCCTTATTGCCTCGCTCAAGAGCCGTGATGTTGACCGCTTCAAGGCGCGTTACCGCGACGTGGACCTGCTGCTGCTTGAAGACGTTCACTTCCTGCAGGGCAAGGAACGCATGCAGGACGAGGTGCTGGCCACCATCAAGGCGCTGCAGTCCCGCGGCTCCCGTGTTGTGCTTTCCAGCTCCTTTGCTCCCCGTGATCTCAAGGAACTGGACAACCAGCTGGTTTCCCGTTTCTGTTCCGGTTTCATTGCCGCCATCGACAAGCCTGATTTTGCGACCCGCCGCGACATCCTTCGTCGCAAGGCCAAGCAGTATCATGTGCATCTGCCGGAAAACGTGACCGACATGCTTGCGGAGAATATCCGTTCCGACGTGCGACAGATCGAAAGCTGCCTGCATAACCTTATTCTCAAGGCACGCATCCTGAATCAGCAGATTTCCATGAACATCGCATGGGAGGTCGTCAGCCAGTACGCCTCGCATGAGACCGTGATGGACATGGACAGCATTATCCGCTGCGTATGCAATGGCTTTGACCTGTCTCCCGCACAGCTCAACTCCCGCAGCCGCAGACGCGAGCTGGTTGTTGCACGCAATACGGTTTTCTACCTTGCACGAAAGCACACCGATCTGTCCCTCAAGGATATCGGTGACCACTTCAATCGCACCCATTCCACCGTTCTCAAGGGTATTACGAGCCTTGAGCGTGAAATGAGCAAGGAAACTCCGGTTGGTCGTCAGGTGACCAGCACCGTGGCCATGATTGAAAGGAACGGTCGAATTACCAGCCTGAGATAA